Proteins encoded by one window of Massilia sp. NR 4-1:
- a CDS encoding serine hydrolase has translation MSHFSPTPAQTGNPALAARLDAVIDHALADQRLVGAVVLAAQGGHLLYQRAAGMADREQARAMTADTIFRLASVSKPIVSAAALVLVAQGRLELDAPVSRYLPYFQPALENGSVPTITIRHLMTHTAGLTYRFFQEENASYARAQVSDGMDHSGISLRENLVRLASAPLLYQPGTQWKYSIATDVLGAVIEQTSGLPLAQAVAQLVTGPLGMRDTGFLAHDPQRLAAAYANAVPAPRRLDEHAQLPFIEGTAGFLLAPGRALAPHAYPSGGAGMVGTAGDLLLLLETLRSGGGSLMPPALVHEMTRNQIGDLPMAFWPGRGFGLGITVLKDPAAAASPESPGTWRMGGTYGHSWFVDPAQELSVVAFTNTALEGMSGAFVDQLCHAVYGSTPAMASDAGDYAANQAGGKTSTEAAA, from the coding sequence ATGTCCCACTTCAGTCCCACACCCGCCCAAACCGGCAACCCGGCCCTGGCGGCGCGCCTCGACGCCGTGATCGACCACGCGCTGGCGGACCAGCGCCTGGTCGGCGCCGTAGTCCTGGCCGCACAGGGCGGCCACCTACTCTACCAGCGCGCCGCCGGCATGGCCGACCGCGAGCAGGCACGCGCCATGACGGCGGACACCATATTCCGCCTGGCCTCCGTCTCCAAGCCCATTGTCTCGGCCGCCGCGCTGGTCCTGGTGGCGCAGGGACGGCTGGAACTCGACGCTCCAGTGAGCCGCTATCTGCCCTACTTCCAGCCGGCGCTGGAGAACGGCAGCGTCCCCACCATCACGATTCGCCATCTGATGACCCATACCGCCGGCCTGACCTACCGCTTCTTCCAGGAGGAGAATGCTTCCTATGCGCGCGCCCAGGTTTCGGACGGCATGGACCACAGCGGCATCAGCCTGCGCGAGAACCTGGTCCGCCTGGCGTCCGCCCCGCTGCTGTACCAGCCAGGCACGCAATGGAAATACTCGATTGCGACCGATGTGCTGGGCGCCGTCATCGAGCAAACCAGCGGCTTGCCGCTGGCGCAGGCCGTCGCCCAGCTTGTGACCGGGCCGCTGGGCATGCGCGACACGGGTTTTCTGGCCCACGATCCGCAGCGGCTGGCGGCCGCCTACGCCAACGCCGTTCCTGCCCCGCGCCGCCTGGACGAACATGCACAGTTGCCCTTCATCGAAGGCACAGCGGGCTTCCTTTTGGCGCCCGGCCGCGCGCTGGCCCCGCATGCTTACCCCTCGGGCGGCGCCGGCATGGTCGGGACGGCGGGCGACCTGCTCCTGCTGCTGGAAACCCTGCGCAGCGGCGGCGGCTCCCTCATGCCGCCTGCGCTGGTACACGAAATGACACGCAACCAGATCGGCGACCTGCCCATGGCCTTCTGGCCCGGCCGCGGTTTCGGCCTGGGCATCACCGTTCTCAAAGACCCCGCCGCTGCCGCCAGCCCCGAATCGCCCGGAACCTGGCGCATGGGCGGCACCTACGGCCACTCCTGGTTTGTCGACCCCGCGCAAGAACTCAGCGTGGTGGCCTTTACCAACACGGCACTTGAAGGCATGTCGGGCGCCTTCGTCGACCAGCTTTGCCACGCTGTCTACGGCAGCACGCCCGCGATGGCAAGCGACGCCGGGGACTACGCAGCCAACCAAGCGGGTGGTAAGACCAGTACGGAGGCTGCGGCATGA
- a CDS encoding MFS transporter: MKGPHPIFFVGLGLFGLYCIEFGVVGILPLIMERFHVTATRAGLLVGLFALVVAIGGPPLVLLASRVNRKRMLAGALLFFAAVSICSAYAPSFESLLALRLLAALLHPVYFSLAMVAALAMYPPEQAARASAHAFVGTSMGMVLGIPLTTWIAAAFSYEASFFFCAVVNGIAALGLMVWLPQAPAGAKLSYGKQLDILRKPVLWLNIAAATMVFAAMFAVYAYAAEHLRHIGMDGKAISVMLLVFGVGGLLGNLLAGHLLGKRLLLTVLLQPLLLALAYAALHLFAAPSAMAGLVLIMLFWGAAHTSGLVVTQVWLSSAAPEAPEFATGLYIAFINLGVTIGAVVGGNFIASSGMRGSIGSGLMFALLAAALVILKVVLYGDASKRCIGSRMALLKSGK, translated from the coding sequence ATGAAGGGGCCGCATCCCATCTTCTTCGTCGGCCTTGGCTTGTTTGGCCTGTACTGCATCGAGTTCGGCGTGGTGGGCATCCTGCCGCTCATCATGGAGCGCTTCCACGTCACCGCCACGCGCGCCGGGCTGCTGGTCGGCCTGTTCGCCCTGGTCGTTGCGATAGGTGGGCCGCCGCTGGTGCTGCTGGCCTCGCGCGTCAACCGCAAGCGCATGCTGGCCGGTGCGCTGCTGTTCTTCGCCGCCGTCAGCATCTGCTCCGCCTATGCGCCGAGTTTTGAAAGCCTGCTGGCACTGCGCCTGCTGGCGGCACTGCTGCATCCGGTCTACTTCTCGCTCGCGATGGTGGCGGCGCTCGCCATGTATCCGCCCGAGCAGGCCGCGCGCGCCAGCGCCCATGCCTTCGTCGGCACCAGCATGGGCATGGTGCTGGGCATACCGCTGACCACCTGGATCGCCGCCGCCTTCAGTTACGAGGCCTCGTTCTTTTTCTGCGCCGTCGTCAATGGCATCGCCGCGCTAGGCTTGATGGTCTGGTTGCCGCAAGCGCCGGCCGGTGCCAAACTATCGTACGGCAAGCAGCTGGACATCCTGCGCAAGCCGGTGCTGTGGCTGAACATCGCCGCCGCCACCATGGTCTTTGCCGCCATGTTCGCGGTCTACGCTTACGCCGCCGAACATCTACGCCACATCGGCATGGACGGCAAGGCGATCAGCGTGATGCTGCTGGTCTTTGGTGTGGGCGGGCTGCTCGGCAATCTGCTGGCCGGCCACCTGCTCGGCAAGCGCCTGCTCCTGACCGTGCTGCTGCAGCCGCTGCTGCTGGCCCTCGCCTATGCCGCTCTGCATCTGTTTGCGGCGCCATCGGCAATGGCGGGGCTGGTGTTGATCATGCTGTTCTGGGGCGCGGCGCACACCAGTGGACTGGTCGTGACGCAAGTCTGGCTCAGTTCAGCCGCGCCGGAAGCGCCTGAGTTTGCAACCGGGCTGTATATCGCCTTCATCAATCTGGGCGTGACCATTGGCGCGGTGGTGGGCGGCAACTTCATCGCCTCCTCCGGCATGCGCGGCAGTATCGGGAGTGGCTTGATGTTCGCGCTGCTGGCGGCGGCGCTGGTGATATTGAAGGTGGTGCTGTATGGCGACGCTTCCAAGCGATGCATCGGCTCAAGGATGGCACTTTTAAAATCAGGGAAGTAA
- a CDS encoding acyl-CoA thioesterase, with the protein MHWSAHELTMTVLMTPDMANFSGNVHGGAILKLLDSVAYACASRYSGSYMVTLSVDQVMFLQPIHVGELVTFLASVNYTGTTSMEVGIRVVTENIQQRLVRHANSCYFTMVAVDKDRKPLAVPPLVPETPEQIARFDAAKARKAARQQVSAAKKKP; encoded by the coding sequence ATGCACTGGTCGGCCCACGAGCTGACGATGACGGTCTTGATGACCCCCGATATGGCCAACTTCTCCGGCAATGTGCACGGCGGCGCCATCCTCAAGCTGCTCGACAGTGTGGCCTATGCCTGCGCCAGCCGCTATTCAGGCAGTTATATGGTCACGCTGTCGGTGGACCAGGTGATGTTCCTGCAGCCCATCCACGTGGGCGAGCTGGTGACTTTCCTCGCCTCGGTCAACTACACCGGCACCACCTCGATGGAAGTGGGCATCCGCGTCGTGACCGAAAACATCCAGCAGCGCCTGGTACGCCATGCCAACAGCTGCTACTTCACCATGGTCGCCGTGGACAAGGACCGCAAGCCGCTCGCCGTGCCGCCACTGGTGCCCGAAACGCCCGAGCAGATCGCCCGCTTCGACGCGGCCAAGGCGCGCAAGGCGGCGCGCCAGCAGGTCAGTGCGGCGAAGAAGAAACCTTGA